From the Thomasclavelia ramosa DSM 1402 genome, the window ACGGAATGTTTGGTGCAATATATTTTCTAGTTCAGGGGCATTATCACTAAAAATCATTGCATGAACATCAAATTCAAAAGGAACAGAAGCGCTACTTAATTCTTTAATTCTGTCCATAGGCTCTAGTCTACGTGTCATACCAATTTTATAAATATTTTCTCCAAATGAGCCAATGTTAGAAATAATATATACAAATCCAGCTCTTGCGTTCATTTCCCTATCAAGAACAACTTGTTTTTCTTCTTCCAATTTTTTTATTTTTTCTTCTAATTCACGTATTTTATCCATATATAGTTCTTTTTCAGCATCATTAGAAGTTTTTTGTAGATATTTCATCATTCGTGTAACTTCATTGTTAAATTGCTTCTGGTCTTTTTCTAATTTTTGCTTTTGTTTTTCTATTTCTCTTCTTACCTTTTCTTCTTCTACCATCTGCTCTTTAATTGCTTTTTGTATATCTTTTTCATTATTTTTTTTCATTTCATATAGATATAGCGTGTTTAGTTGATCTAGTTTAATTTGTAACCAGTTTTGATTTAATTGAATACCATCAGTTTCAAAAATCTTATTTAAACTATTGAATGAACGAGTTATTTTATTTCGGGAAGTATCGATATTTTTTATAGTGACTTTATTCATTACATTGTCACATTCTGCATTAAATAAACGGGTTATTTGTTTTGTATTATTTGCTATAAACTTTTTATCCTCAATGTAAGGTGATATAGCAAGTAGGTTGCCATTTTTTAAATCATTCTCTTCATTAATACGAGAAATACTTAATTTATTTTTGTATTCTTCAGAAGTGACATTTTCAAAATCAGCAAAATCGAAATGTTTTTTTATTGCTTCTGATTTTAAAGTGTCTAGTTCATTTAATAAATTTTGTTTCTCTTCATTTAAGTTTTCAATATCAATTTTGAGATTCTTAACATTGATTGCTAAATTTTTATTTAGATCAGATTCTTTTTCTTTAATGTTTTTTTCTAAAGTTTGGACTTTTTCAGAATACTCTTTTTCTATACTGGTTATTTTTGCTTCCAAATTCTGAACTTCTTTAGAGTAATTGTTTTTTGCTTCCTCTAATTTAGAATTGTAATCAATGATACCAAAAACATATTCTTCATGACCTATTAAAGGTTGGTATTGTTGTAGTAATAGTTTAATTTTCTTTTGTCTAATGAATTGCAAAGTAATGGCAATTATTAATGGTATTCCATAAAGAACCCCAAAAAATGATAAAAAAATAGCAAAATAAGGACTGTAATACCATTTATTTAATTTTTCAAATTCTTCTTTTGTAATTTTGTTCATATAGTTGACCCCTCTCTCCAATTATTTAATTCCAAATTTCTTTTTTAATAATTCAATAATATCATGAACTTCTTTTTCGCACTGTTCGGCATATTCTTGTGGACACGTAAAATGGTTTTCAAAGATGTGAATAAGTTCATGTATAGCAGTTGTTTGCTGTTGACATTTGCAGCAGCGTGCATTAATGGTAACTAAATATGACTCACCATTATAATATGCAAATCCCCTCACATAAGAGGACATACTTTCCAGCACTAAACTAATATTGTGCCATCTTAGAAAGTCCTCAAATTCCATATAATCATCTCGTTTCTTTATTAAATGTATCGATGATTTTTAGTATTTGTTCTAGGTCTTTTGGTTCTAGTTTTTTCGCTTTATCAAATAAAATTGCAAGTTGATCATTTTTAAGTATTTCCTTATACAGTTCCAACAATTCAGGTTGATTCTTTAAATATTCGACATTTTCTTCATAGTCACCTAATTGTGAATTTTCCCACCCCATTATATAAGCAGGACTGACATTGAAAATTAATGCTAACTTTTCAATTTTATCACTAGGTATATTTGTTACTATATTATTTTCATATTTAAATATTGTTTGTCTAGATGTACCAAGTTTATCTGCAATTTCATCTAAGGTATAGTTATTTTTTAATCTTAAATTTTTTATTCTTTCACCAATTGTCATTTGTTATCACTTCCTATTATTGAATTTCAATAAAATTATAACATAAATAACTTAACGTGCAACAAAAAACACCTGAATAGTAACTTATACGTTTAAAGTTGTACAAAAAATAACTTTACAAGTCACAAAAAGAATGTTATTATGGTAACGTGATAAGTTACAAAGGGAGGTGATGATATGATTGATACACAAAAGTTAAAAGGTCTTATAGCTGAAAGAAATACTTCTCAAAGACAAGTAGCTTTTGCATTGGGAATGACAGAAAAAACATTTTATGAAAAGATGAAGATTGGTATTTTTGGTAGTGATGAAATTGATAAAATGATTGAATTACTTGAAATACAAGATCCTATGCCTATTTTTTTTGCACAGTTAG encodes:
- a CDS encoding DUF4041 domain-containing protein — translated: MNKITKEEFEKLNKWYYSPYFAIFLSFFGVLYGIPLIIAITLQFIRQKKIKLLLQQYQPLIGHEEYVFGIIDYNSKLEEAKNNYSKEVQNLEAKITSIEKEYSEKVQTLEKNIKEKESDLNKNLAINVKNLKIDIENLNEEKQNLLNELDTLKSEAIKKHFDFADFENVTSEEYKNKLSISRINEENDLKNGNLLAISPYIEDKKFIANNTKQITRLFNAECDNVMNKVTIKNIDTSRNKITRSFNSLNKIFETDGIQLNQNWLQIKLDQLNTLYLYEMKKNNEKDIQKAIKEQMVEEEKVRREIEKQKQKLEKDQKQFNNEVTRMMKYLQKTSNDAEKELYMDKIRELEEKIKKLEEEKQVVLDREMNARAGFVYIISNIGSFGENIYKIGMTRRLEPMDRIKELSSASVPFEFDVHAMIFSDNAPELENILHQTFRERSVNKVNFRKEFFKVTLDEIEDVVKRNYNKTVDFIKVPTAAEYRQTLEIENNN
- a CDS encoding helix-turn-helix domain-containing protein, encoding MTIGERIKNLRLKNNYTLDEIADKLGTSRQTIFKYENNIVTNIPSDKIEKLALIFNVSPAYIMGWENSQLGDYEENVEYLKNQPELLELYKEILKNDQLAILFDKAKKLEPKDLEQILKIIDTFNKETR